From Candidatus Eisenbacteria bacterium, the proteins below share one genomic window:
- a CDS encoding outer membrane protein transport protein, whose translation MKRILILGSILLALGMWNDSHAGGFNIYEMGSRATSLGGAFTATADDPTALFYNPAGIGWLNRGIAVSANVSPIAPISKFTRASGATVGLYPGDVESQTADRIYMPTGLYMSYRHNERWSGGVGFFTPFGLGVDWDDPETFPGRTLSTNSQIRSYYISPVITFRPHSSIAFSAGVHFVVSTLKLEKILTQSFGTDGTAYNVIKVDLEGTSGLSVAPAAALMIRPSERFSFGVNFKGGVTNTFEDQDGDLKHLPTGIEPLDLSVAAQLNQLGRKQKVGGDLKYPAILSIGMRYMPADRLALMADFVWFGWHTFDKVELEFSNPALNTILREDYQDGQEWRFGAEYIISESFRFMGGLAYDNNPQPIGSVSPLLADANRWDYSLGLTYTMHKMEITAGYMLVTFEERSTVVNGEGFNYDGFDGVYKNIAHIPTLGLTYHF comes from the coding sequence TTGAAGCGGATCCTGATCTTGGGCTCTATCTTATTGGCTCTGGGGATGTGGAACGATTCCCATGCCGGCGGATTTAATATTTATGAAATGGGAAGCCGGGCCACCTCATTGGGTGGGGCTTTCACAGCGACCGCGGATGACCCGACGGCCCTGTTTTACAATCCGGCCGGTATCGGATGGCTGAATAGGGGGATTGCTGTTTCAGCGAATGTCTCGCCTATTGCGCCGATTTCAAAGTTCACCCGGGCCTCCGGTGCGACAGTGGGTCTTTATCCGGGCGATGTGGAGTCTCAGACAGCTGACAGAATCTATATGCCGACCGGTCTCTATATGAGTTATCGCCATAATGAGCGGTGGTCGGGTGGTGTTGGTTTTTTTACTCCCTTCGGATTAGGTGTGGATTGGGATGATCCCGAGACATTTCCCGGGCGGACACTGAGCACGAATTCCCAGATTCGCAGTTATTACATCAGTCCTGTTATAACCTTCCGGCCTCACTCTTCCATTGCCTTCTCCGCCGGAGTCCATTTTGTCGTCAGCACCCTTAAATTGGAAAAGATATTAACGCAGAGTTTTGGAACCGACGGCACAGCTTACAATGTTATCAAGGTCGATCTGGAGGGCACGAGCGGACTTTCCGTCGCCCCCGCGGCGGCTCTCATGATCCGCCCCAGTGAAAGGTTTAGTTTTGGCGTCAATTTCAAAGGCGGCGTAACGAATACCTTCGAAGATCAGGATGGGGACCTCAAGCATCTGCCGACCGGAATCGAGCCATTGGATTTATCCGTCGCCGCTCAATTGAACCAACTCGGCCGGAAACAGAAGGTGGGGGGTGATCTGAAGTACCCGGCGATTCTGTCTATTGGGATGAGGTATATGCCGGCGGACCGCTTGGCGCTGATGGCCGATTTTGTATGGTTCGGCTGGCATACCTTCGACAAAGTGGAGCTCGAATTCTCAAATCCAGCACTCAATACAATACTGCGTGAGGACTACCAAGACGGCCAGGAATGGCGATTCGGTGCTGAATATATTATATCAGAGTCCTTCCGCTTCATGGGGGGATTGGCATATGACAATAATCCTCAACCTATAGGAAGCGTCAGCCCCCTCCTGGCCGACGCCAACCGTTGGGATTACAGCCTTGGATTAACATATACGATGCATAAAATGGAAATCACGGCTGGATATATGTTGGTTACCTTTGAGGAGAGATCAACGGTTGTGAATGGCGAAGGCTTCAATTATGACGGCTTTGATGGTGTCTATAAAAATATCGCACATATACCGACACTAGGCTTAACTTACCACTTCTAG